Within the Achromobacter spanius genome, the region CCGGATAGCAGTCGGCGTCCTGGCGGCTGCCATCCAGCAGCGCCTCGGTATCACGCAAGGACAGTTGCCCATGCACCCCATTGACCAGGCTCGCCGAGCGCACGCTGCGCGCGCAACCCTGCATATCGCCAAACGCCGCCAGCGCATTCATGCGCGGCATCGGATCGTCTTCGCCCACGCTATCCAGGCGCGGATGCACGGGCTCCCAATAGCGTTCCAGGGTGTCAACGGCCAGCGCCAGCCCGTCTGCGTAACCCGGCAGTCCGCGGATCTCGGTCCAGGCACAGGTCAACAGCCCGATCACGCGCAGGTCTCGTGTGCGTTCCAGCAACGCACGCGCCAGGCGTTCGACCTCGCGCCAGTCCGGCGGCTGCGCGGCGATGATGGTCGAGCCGAACTGCTGTTCGTCCCGGCCGGCCGCGGCTTGCTGCAACTGCAGGAAGTCAGCGTCGTATTCGAGGTCTTCCCCGCAGGGCAGACGTGAATCGAGTGTATTGAGGATATCGGCGAAGTCCATAGTCATTGCTTAGATGCCTGGGGATGCTGCCTGGAACCAACCACTACGCTCCGCGCTGCTTCACGGAAGGGAGAATTCTAGGCACGTCTTTCCGCATGCAACGAACAACTCACAACTTCAGATTTTTCTTACAACCAGCTAACAAGCACTAAACAAATGCACACTTTTCGCCCTGCTACGCTGATGTTTTGACATATTCCTTACGCAACGCGGGTGTCGGCGCAAGCGTTGTTACTGAACCGTAAAAAACACAAAAGCATGTGTTTGGGCTTTTCGCTCGCTTTGCACGCTGCCTACAATCGGCGCTCACGCTGGCGACAGACTGGCGCGTAAATAGATTCAGAGACAGACGTCCCCGGCATCGGTGCCCCCTCTTCACGGCGGCGCCCGCCCTTTTTGCAAGCGGCCCGCTACGTGGCCGGCCCTCACATTGCAGGCACTGCGGCGCGCGCCATTCGCGCGCTCGCGAAACACTCGGAACAGCAAGCGCAGCAGCTTTGAATTCTCATAAGGAGACGATGAGATGGACCGCACCGTGCCAAGCGAACGCGTCGTCAAGGCGCATACGCCCTTGCCGCCAGAGCAATTGAAGTTTCGCGGCATGCACGGCGCCGAAAGCCTGTCGCAGCTATTTGAATTTGAAGTCGAGCTGGTGTCGGAGTCCTATGCGCTGGACATGAAGTCGCTGCTTGGAAAGCCGTTGACGCTCGAGATCGAGACCACACCGGGCACGCCGCGCTATCTCAGCGGACACATCACCCGCTGCGTGCTGGTGGGCCGCGAGAACAACACGTCGCGCTACACCATCTACCGCGCCACGGTACGGCCCTGGCTCTGGTACCTGACGCAAACGTCTGACAACAAGATCTTCCAGAACAAGAGCGTGCCCGACGTGATCCGCGAGGTGCTCAAGGACTACAGCTACCCCGTCGAGTTCAAGCTGACGGAGACGTATCGCCATTGGGAATACTGCGTGCAGTACCAGGAAACCGACTACGCCTTCATCTGCCGCTTGATGGAGCACGAAGGCATCTACTTCTGGTTCAAGCACGACAAGGGCAAGCACACGCTGGTGCTGACCGACGACATCACGCAGCATGAACCGGTGCCTGACTACGAGCAGATCCCCTATTACGGACCCGACCGCGTCACCGTTCCGCGCGAAGACTACATCCACAAATGGGAAGTCGCCGAACAGATCACGCCCGGCGCGTTCGCCACCACCGACTACCACCCGCTGACGCCCGCCGCCAGCCTGGAAGCGCGGCGCAACAACCCCGGCGCGTATGACCACGGTGATCTGGAAATGTTCGAATGGCAGGGTGGCTACACAAACCCCGACGATGCCGAACACTACACGCGCGTGCGGCTGCAAGACCTGCAATGCAGGCAGGAGCAAAGCACCGGCGCATCCAACGCGCGCGGGCTTTCGACCGGACATCTTTTCACACTGCGCAACCATCCACGGCAAGCTGAAAACCGCGAGTACCTCGTCGTCAGCACCTACTACCGCATCCGAGAAACGGGCTACGCCAGCGGCCAGATCGATCCGGGTGACTTTGACCTGGAATTCGTTGTGCTGCCCTCCAGCACGCAGTTTCGCGCGCCGCGCGTCACACCGATCCCGCGTACCCACGGGCCACAGACCGCGACGGTGGTGGGCAAGCAGGGCGAGGAAATCTGGACCGACAAGATGGGCCGCGTCAAAGTGCAGTTCCACTGGGACCGCTACGGCAAGAAAGACGAAAACAGTTCGTGCTGGGTGCGTGTGTCCAGCCCCTGGGCCGGCGGCGGCTTTGGCGGCATCCAGCTACCGCGCGTGCGAGATGAAGTGATCGTGGATTTCATCGGCGGCCAACCCGACCGCCCCATCGTGATCGGGCGCGTCTTCAATGCGAACAACCTGCCGCCGTGGGACCTGCCCGACAACGCCACGCAAAGCGGCTTCCTGAGCCGCTCGAAAAGCGGCACGCCCGCCACCGCGAACGCGCTGATGTTTGAAGACAAGAGCGGCTGCGAACGCATCTGGCTGCACGCCGAGCGCGAGCTCTGCACGGAAGTCGAAGCCAACGAGACGCACACAACAGACCTGAACCGCAGCACGACGATCGGCGAGAACGACACCACCAAGATCGGCGGCTTTCGCGACATCAACATCACCGGCACCGACAACCTGAAAGTCGGCAAGCGCCGAGACGTCTACGTCACGGGGCACGAGGAATACACCGTCAAGGCATCGCGTACCGTCAACGTGAAAGACGGCCTGATGGACGAGAAGTTCGACAACGGTTTGAAGACCACCGTGGCCGCCAAGGGCGAAGAGCGCGAGATCACGGGGCCGTTCAAGGAAACGCTGAAGACCGGCCAGAAGGTTTACGTCAACAGCGGCAATTCGCTGCATCACGTCAAGGAAGGCACGCTGACCGAAAAGGCCAAGGGCAAGGTTGAAGTGTTGTCCACCGATGCGAATATGGACGTGAAGGCCAAGACCGCGATGCTGGTGCAGTCGGAGACCGCCACGATGGACATCAAGTCCAAGGGCAAGGCACACATGGAATCGGAAGATTCCACGGTGATGGTCAAGGCCAAGGGCAACATCACGCTGGAAACCCCGGCCGACGTGGTGATGGACGCCGCCAACGTCAAGGACCTGTCCAAGGAAAGCTGGTTGCAGGCCACGCCGTTCTCCATCGGCCTGGCGGTGGCCAAGGCGGAATTCGGGCTGCATCGCGTGGCGTTGTTCCGCACCACCGTCATGTTGAATCTGTCCTTCACGAACTACGCCGCGGTCAGCAATATCGGCCAGTTGGTGTCGTATCGCACCACCGGATCCAGCTACGCCTTTGATCTGCAGAAGGCAGAGAAAGTCGGCCTGGGCGCGTCCATGGTCGGCCTGTGGACCATCATCTGAGGCGCCCATGTCCGAATTCGTGACGGCTTGGCCGGATTGGGGAAAGTGGGTGGTGCTGGGCTTGCTGCTGTCGGGCGCGCAAGCGGCTTTCATGCTTCGACGCGAACGCAAGCGTCGGGCGGAGGCGCGTGCGGACGCGCGGCAGCTTGAAGCCGTGCGCGTCACGGGCGTGGCCAGCACCGCGCGCGTGACCGCTGCGCGCGACACGCGCACCCGCATCGGCGAAACGCTGTATTTCGTCATTGAACTGGACCTGGACGTGGCCGCGACCGACACCACGCCGGCCTTCGCCCACACGCTGCGCGTCCCGCTGTCGCCGCTGCACCTGGCTGACTTCGGCGTGGGCAAGATCGTGCAAGTGCGCGTGCGGGTGGAAGCGCGGGAAAATACGGCCACGCGTGACGTCGCCATTGATCAGCCCACCGGGTAGCGCATGAAGACCATCAAGCCGTTTCGTCTGGGCATCCTCACACGGCCCTATCGTAGTCAGCGCCGCGACCTGCTGGGCGTTTCCGTCTTCGCCTTGGTCGACATCGCACAATCCCCCACCTTGTTGACCGATCAGGATCTATGGAAGCTTGCCGCTGAAGAAGGCATCGGCGCGCTGGATCTGGCCACGCCCAAGCAGTATCCGGAAGTGCTGGTCACGGGCCATGCCTACCCGCATGACGCCAAGCAACCTGGCGCGTGCGGCGTGCGATTGCAGGTGGGCGCCATCGACAAGTCCTTGCTGGTGTTTGGCGACCGCTACTGGATCGATGGCAAGGCGACGGCACCGCAACCTTTTGCGCGCATGCGCCTGGACTGGAGCCACGCGTTTGGCGGACCGGACATCACCGACAATCCACTGGGCATTGGCGCTCAAGACGAAGACATCAATGGCGTACGCGCGCGCCGGCTGCCGAACATCGAACACCCCTTGCAGCGCATCAGCGCCCCCGGCCAGCGTGTGGCGCCCACGGGCTTTGGCGCATTGCCCGTGGAATGGCCGCAACGGGCATCGCATATGGGCCGCGACTACGGGCAGGAATGGCTGGAGCACGACTTTCCCGGATTTGCGCGCGACATGGACTGGCGCTTTTTCAACGCGGCGCCGCCCGACCAATGGGGGCCGGCCAACGCCGAGCTTGCCGGCGGCACGGACTATGCGCTGTGGAACCTGCATCCGGAACAGCCGGTGCTGCGCGGCCAACTGCCCCATTGGCGCGCGCGCTGCTTTGTCAGCCGCCACGCTGACGGCAGCGCGCTTGAAGAGGTGTCGCTGCGCCTGACCACCGCCTGGTTTTTTCCCGACCACACGAAGATGGTGTTGATGTGGCATGGCGCGGAACCCGTGCAGGAAGATGACGCGGCGGATATCCGCCACATCATGCCCGCGCTGGAACACGCGGGTCAGTCGAAATCGCTTGCCCATTACGAAGACGTGGTGCGGCACCGCCTGAACCCAGAGCTGGGTGCGGTCTACGCCTTGCTGGACTCGCAGCTTGTGCCCGAAGCGCTTTGCGGCGGGCAACTGGAAGGCGATGCGCAAGCCGTGGCCGTGCGTCCTACCAACAGGAACGTGCACGCAGGGCTGGCACGCCGCCACGCGCGCGAACGCGAGTCGCTATTGGCGCAGGGCCTGGACCCGGATCTGTACATGGCACCGCTGGATCCGCCGCCCACGGCACCCAGGCTTGCCGATCTACCGCAAACCATTCTGCGCATGCAGGAAGAGCTGGAAGAGGCCAAGCGCCTGTCCAGTGGACCCGGGGCGCGCGCGCTGGCCGATCCCAACCTGCCGCGGATGGCCGAGGTGGCAGGCGTGGATATGGACGCTCTGCGCCGGCAGGATGCGGGCAGCCCGCTGCCAGCCGGTTTTGATCCCCGCAAAATCAAGCGCCATCTTGGCGAGTTCGATTCCAGCCCGCATGCACAAGCCAAACGCGGCACGACGGATGGTGAAGGAACGCAGCCGCCGTTGGCCGACACACTGGGACCGCAGGTACATCAGGCCTATCAGCAGTCCGCGCATCATTTCGCCCCGCCCCCGCCCATGCCACCGCTGCGCGCGCAGCGCACGCGCCGCAAGCTGGAAGCGCAGTTGAAAGCCAACCGAGACTGTCGCGACATGAATCTGACCGGTGCGGATCTATCAGGCATGGACCTGTCCGGCGTCAATTTCCAACGCGCGATTTTCGCGGGAGCGACACTCGTGGATGCGCGGCTGGATGGCTGCGACCTGACCGACGCCGTACTGACCGGCGCCGACCTGACCCGCGCAAGCCTGTCCGGCGCGACCCTGACGCGAGCCAACCTGGGCCGCACGCAATGCATTAACACGAGCTTTGCAAAGAGCCAGATCAATGAATGCACGTGGGACCACGCGCACTGCGAAGACTGCAGTTTTTCTGATAGCGCATGGCAGTTGGGACGCTTGCATCAGGCGCGGCTGATACGTTGCGACTTCGGCCGTGCAAGCTTTCACCAATGGGCGGCGATGAGCGCCACGTTCGACGGCTGCCGCTTTCTTAACACACAGCTGGATCAATGCGTGTTCATGCAAGGTGCGCTCGTCAACGCCGACTTTGCCCGCGCGGCGCTGGTGCGGGTGAGCTTCATGGACGTGGACTTTTCCGGTCGCTTCAGCATGGAAGCCGCCACGCTGGACGGTTGCGCCTTCGCGGGCCGCGTCGAGCTGGCGGGCGCGCGGCTGCGCGGCGTGCAGTTCAAACACGGCAGCGCACGCGGCGCCACCTTGACGGGCGCCGACCTGCGCGGCGCCACGCTGGACGCCTGCGACTTTTCCGAATGCCTGTTGCAAGACGCTGATCTTGACGGCCTGACCGCGCCCGACACGCACTTTGTGCGCGCGGATTTCACCGGTGCGCGCCTGCGCAACGCCAATTTGATCAACAGCTTGCTGGGTAAGGCCATCTTTTTGCGCGCGGACCTTACAGGCGCGAACTTCTTCCGCGCTGATGTCGCGCAGACCCGGATGGACGACAGCACCGGGCTGGACCATACCTACACGCAAGGCGCAAAGCGCTGGCCCGCCAGACAGCCGGAGCGCCCCGCATGAACCTGGACAAGCTGCTGGACAGCGTGCGCCACGGCGAGCCGATCCAACACCTCCGCCTGGCAGGCGCCGATCTGCGCGGGCAGGATCTGTCTGGTGCGTTCTTCGATCACGTGGATTTCACCGGTGCGCGGATGAGCGGCTGCCAATTGCAGGACAGCCAGTTCATCAGCTGTGACATGACGCGCTGGGACGCCGGCGGCGCCAACCTGGACACGGCGCGCCTGCTCCACTGCCGAGCGCCCGGCGCGACGTTCAGTGGCGGCCGCTTCCATGGCACGAGCTTCACGGAATGCGATCTGGCGGGCGCCAAGCTGGACCAAGCCACGCTTCATGAGGCGTCTTTCACCGCAACCTCGCTGGCGGGCGCGTCGTTGCGGGCGGCTCGCGTGGAACGCTCGGTATTTTCGCGCGGGGAGTTCGCCGACGCGGATCTGACGCAAGCGCAGTTCAGCTACACCTTGTTCCATCAACTGGACCTGCACGCGGTGACGCTGACCGGCGTTAGCGCGGCCAGCACCATGTTCACGGAATGTAATCTGTCGGCGCAGAACGTCGCGGGACAGGCCTTTGCGCTGTGCCATTTCACGGATTGCCAACTGGACGCGGCGGACTTTCGCCAATGCGATTTGCGCCAGTCTGGCTTCAAGGGCTCGTCGTTGCGGGGCGCGCACTTTGCCGGTGCTTGCGCGCCGCAGGCGCTGTTCCCCCAGGCTGATTTAAGCGGGGCCAACCTGCAGGGCGGCCGCTTTGACGGCGCCATCTGGGTCGAGGCCATGCTGGACGGCGCCACCTTCCAGGGCGCAAACCTGGACCTGTGTATTTTTCAGCGCGCGGGTTGTGCCAACACGGACTTTCGCGGCGCGCATCTTGTCGACGCCGATTTCTCGCTGGCGGACCTGAATGGCGCCGACCTGCGCGACGCCACGTTCCTGCGCACGCGCATGCATCGCGCGCTGACGCGCGGGGTGCGCTGGTCGCAGCGTCACGGCATCATCGAAAACGACGCCCCCTTGCTCGACGCCGAACTCTGGTCGGCGGGGCGCGCCGGCCTTTGACCCATCGCAACAGGAGTGGAAACCATGCAAGTGCTTTGCCAGTTACCCAGCGTGGGGTTGGGATTTCCCGATGTCTGCAAGACGCCGGTGCCGCCGGTGCCACACATCGATGTGTCGACATCGTCCATGGGCATCCCGGTGGTGTGGAACGTGTGGCTGAGTTGCATGCCGATGCACAACATGGCCACGACCATACCGGTGACGCTCGGCGATACGGCCGGGGTGGGCGGCGGCCTGATCTCGCAGACCTTCATGGGTCGGGCGCGCTACATGACCGGGGCGTTCACGGTGCTGGTGCGTGCCGCGCCGCTGGTGCGCGTGACCAGCCTGACCTTGCAGAACACGATCAATGCGCCGGGTTTCAAGGCGGCCACGCCGCAGAAGTCGATGTTTGCGTTGGCGGCGTGATCGTTGGCGGCGTGATGCATCCGGGCGGCTGGCCGCAGCCGCCCGAATCAAGGCTGACGGCTACAGTTGGCCGTACGAGTGCAGCCCCGACAGGAACATGTTCACGCCCAGGAACGCGAAGCCGGTGATCAGCAGCCCCATCAGCGCCCAGTAGGCCGCCATGGCGCCGCGCAAGCCCTTGATCAGGCGCATGTGCAGCCAGGCCGCGTAGTTCAGCCAGACGATCAGCGCCCAGGTTTCCTTGGGATCCCACTGCCAGTACGCGCCCCAGGCATCCGCCGCCCACAGCGCGCCCAGAATCGTCGCCACCGTGAAGAAGGCGAAACCGATCGCGATGGCGCGATACATGATGTCGTCCAGCACCTCCAGCGAGGGCAGCGCGGCGGCAATGCGGCGGCGGCCCAGCAGGATGGCGCCCACGATCACGGCACCCACGCCGAAGTACAGCATCCACGTGGCGGACAAGCCATCGGTACGGAACACCATCGGCTCGGCGCACAGCAGCACGCCCAGAATGAACAGCGGCGCCAGCTTAGCCCATGACGTGGTCTGCCCGTGCTGCTTGACCAGGTAGGCAAAGCCCACCATCGCCGCCAGCGAGAACGTGCCGTAGCCGATGAAGTTGGCGGGCACGTGCAGCTTCATCCACCAGCTTTTCAACGCCGGCACCAAGGGCTGGATCTGGCCGGCATCGCGCGTGAAGGAATACCAAAGCAGGAACACGACGGCGGACGTCACCACCAGCAGCACGAAGCCGCCCAGCGCGCGCGTGGCGTACTTGCGTTCGTAATACAGGTAGAACAGCGCCGTGATCAGCGAAAACAGCACAAAGACTTCGTACAGGTTGCTGACGGGGATATGCCCCAGGTCCGGCCCCATCAGATGGCCTTCGCGCCAGCGCACCAACAGGCCGGTGACGCCGGCAAACACCGCGCCCCACGTCAACGCCGTGCCCAGCCACGCGGCGGTGGGGCTGAATACGCCGATCCAGTAGCAGACCATGGCCAGCGCAAACAGGGCGCACATCCACAAAATGGCGGACTGCGACGAGAACAGGTACTTCAGGAAGAACACCTGCTCGGCGCGGGCCAGGTCATTGCCGTACAGCATCAAGGCCAGGCCCGCCGCGATCGCACAGGCGACCATCAAACGGCGCAGCGGCCGCCACAACCAGCCCAGCCACGTCAATGCGGGCACGGTGCCGCAAAGGATGATCTTTTCGTAATAATCCATCGCGTTGCCGTGCCGGGTCAGCGCGAAAGCGGCGCCCACCGACAGCAACAGGAAGAAGACTACGTCGGTCCAGTCCGGCCTGCCGCGCCGGGCGCGGTTGTCGCCCGTTTCCGACAGGCTGTCTTGCCAGAGAACATCGGGCGACGCGTTAAACGTGTCCGGCGAGGAGGGATGCGGGGTGGTCGTCGTCGACATAAGAAAACCTTAAGACCTTTTCTGGCGCAGCAGCGCCTGCTTGAAGCGTTCAAACTCCTGATTGAAGTCGAGTGTACGCTTCTGGGACGTCATGGCCGCCAGGACGCTGCTGCCACTGCCTTGCGGCTTGACCCAGATCCAGACACGGCGGTCGCGGATGTAGAACATCGAAAACACCCCCAGGACCAGCAACAGGCTGCCCAGGTAGACCGTGTTCTTGCCCGGCGTGCGGCTGACCTGGAACACGCTTGCCTGCACATGGTTGAAGTCGGCCAGCGACAGGAACACCGGCGCGGGATAGACCGTCAGGTCGGACAGTGCCGCCACGGCCAGGCGCGACCACACCGCCGCGCGCTCGCCGTCGGGGCCTTCGACCGCGACGGGGGGCAAGCCGGCGCGTTCGCGCTCAATGGCGCGCAGTTCGTTCATGCTGGCGCCGATCAGCCGGATCACCACATCAGCGGCTCGCTCCAGGTCGGCGGCGGGCGTGTTGGCTTGCAGAAAGGCGGCGACCGCTTGCAGGCCGCCCGACGCAAAGGTCTCCAACGCGCGCTCGGCGGCGGTTTGCAGGGGCTGGCGGTCCGTGCCGGACGGACTGTTGCGCTCGGCGAAACGGCGGGCGGCTTCGCGGCGCGCGGCCGGGTCGGCCAGCGTGGCGCGCAGCCGCATGAATTCGGCGATGGAGCTGTCGTCATCAGCCGGAATGCGCAGATAGCGGAAGGGCTCGGACGCGTTGTTGCGCACGCCGGCCAGGAACACGCTGGCGCCGTCCAGCTCCATGGGCAGCATGTAGTTCTGGAATTCGTGGGCCTGGCCCGCGTCGTCGATCAGCTTGTATTCGACGCTGGGACCCACATTGCGCAAGTTCTCGTTCTTTTTGCCCGCCGCGCTGCCCGACACCGAGGCTACGTGCTCGGCAAAACTCTGATTGGCGCCCTTGGGATCGCCGCGCGTCAGGTCTTCCACATTGATCGGCCGCATGGCCGTGATCTCGACGCCCATGCTGCGCGGACCGGCTGACGTGTGAGCGGTCACTTCGCTTGTCTTGCCCACTGTACCGTCAACGGCGAAGGTGGCGTCCTGAGAACCTACTAACGGATAACCCTTCAAGACCACCGTGCTGCCGCCATCATCAAAGCTGGACTGGTACACCGTCATGCCCTTGAACCGCAGCGGCTCGTTGACCTCGATGGTGGAATCGAAGGTCTTGCCCGTATCCGGGTCGGTGACTTCGACCTCGCTGGCGAAACGGCTGGGCATGCCGGTCGAGTAGTAATCAACCACGAATTTCTTCAGCTTCAGCGTGAAGGGCATCGGCTGCACCAGGGCGCCGTCGCCCACCATCACGACCGCCGTACTGGCCTGGCCGCCTTCAGGCACCAGCACGCTGGCGCGGAAACTCGGGTTATTGACCGACAGGCGGCCGCTTTCCGGTACTTCCGAAATCAGCATGTTGTCGACAATGGGCTGCTTGCCGCCGAACATGACTTGCAGCCGCACGGGCAACTCGCTGTCGAGCAGGCCGCCCACGCAGATGATGACCATGGCCGCGTGCGCGAACACATAGCCCAGGCGGTTGGCGCTGCCCTTCTTGGCGGCCAGCAGCACGCCGTCGTTGTCCTGCCGTACGCGCACGGCGTAACCCAGCCGTTCCAGCAGCGACTTCAGGCCGGCCGAGGTCTGCGCGACGTCGGTGGGTTCTTCCGTTTCCACGCGATGCGGGAAGGCGCGCAGGCTGCTGGCGCGCACATGCTCGCGGAACGAGCGCGCGTCGCGCAACATCTTGGGTGCGTTGCGGGTCAGGCACACCGAGGTCGACACGACCAGGAAACCCATGATCAGCAAAAACCACCAGCTGTTGTAGACGTGCCAGATGGAAAACTTGTCGAACACCTCGTACCAGAACGGGCCGAACTGGTCGATGTAGTTGCTGGAGGATCGGTTCTGCTGCAACACCGTGCCCACCAGGCTCGCCACGCAAATGAACATCAACAGGCTGACGGCGAACCGCATCGAACCGAGCAGTTCGAAGAAGTCACCGGGCAGGCTGCGCAAGGAGGGGCGAGTGTGGGTTCGTGTTGAATTCATGAAAAAAGGGGGGCCGCGCGATCGGCTACCCCCCTCATAGACAGCGCGTAACGGAATCGGGTTCCGTCACGCTCAGGTTGCGTGAACGCGGACCAGCCGCGCGTGTTGCGGGCTGGCGCCTACCGCAGGCCTGCCGCGTAGTCGGACACCGCCTTGATATCGGCATCCGACATGCGGTCCGCAATCGCGAACATGATGTCGTTCTTGCGGTCGCCGCTGCGGAACAGCTTGAGCTGCTCTTCAATGTACATGGGGAACTGCCCAGACAAGCGGGGATACTGGGCGGGCATGCCGGCGCCATTGGCCGAGTGGCATGCCGCGCAGGCGGGTACATTGCGCTCGGGCAAGCCGCCGCGCCAGATCTTCTGGCCCAGATCCACCAGCTTCTCCTGGCCAGCCGTGGCCGGTTCCTTAAGAGGCTGTTGCGCCAGGTACAGCGCGATGTTCTGCATATCGGCCGGCGTCAGGTTCTGCGCCATGGCGGTCATCGGGGTGGGATTGCCCCCCGGGCCATTGCGCATTGGCAGCTTGGCGCCCTGCTTGATCTGGAAGTCGGCCAACTGCTTGGCCAGGTATTCGTGGGGTTGCGCGGCCAGGTTGGGGTTCACCGGGATGGTGCTGTTGCCCGCCGCGCCATGACAGGACGCACAGGCGATGATGCCTCTGGAGGCGTCGCCCTGGTCAAACAGCTGACCGCCCTTGGCGGCATCTGGCTTGGCCGGGCCCGCAGCGCCGTCAGCGGCGAAACTGGGTGTAGAGAAGGCGGAGGCGCCGAGCAACAGCCCGCTCGCAACCAACATTCGGGACAGCACACGCTTCATGAAGACCTCGACGATCACATCGATCAAGGCGCAAAAAGGCGCCCACGCCTGCCCCGCACACCCTGGAAAACCGTATCGAACCTCTCTGCCCATTCTGCCTGCCAAGTTGCCGCAGGCACCTAAACAGTAAGCAAAAAAGACGGCTCCGCGCACGGGGACCACTGTTGCAAACGCCGGATTATACAATAGGGCTCGAAACCAACCGTATCCAAAGCCCATCCGTGTCCCTCCTACATCGCGCCTCCTTCCTTACCTCCGCAGCTCGCCTCGACCAGTTGCCGGCCGCCGGCGCTCCCGAGGTCTGCTTTGTCGGCCGCTCCAACGCCGGCAAATCCACGGCCATCAACGTGCTGTGCAACCAGCGCCGTCTTGCGTTTTCCAGCAAGACGCCGGGCCGCACGCGCTTGATCAACATGTTCGGCTTGCCCGACCCGCTGGATCCGGAAGGCCACATCGGTTTTCTCGTTGACTTGCCCGGCTACGGCTACGCGTCCGTCGCGCGCAACGAAAAAGAAAAATGGGCGGACATCCTCGGCGGCTATCTGCGCGACCGCGAGTCGCTTGCCGGCATCGTGCTGCTGATCGACATCCGCCGCGGCGTCACCGAGCTTGACCGCCGCCTGGCCAACTTCATCGCCCCCACCGGACGCCCCGTGCTGGCGCTGCTGACCAAGGCCGACAAGCTGCCTTACGGCCAGCGCATGCGTACCGTGTTCTCTGTCCGCAAGGACCTGGCCGACATCGGCGCGCTGCACACCATCCCGTTCTCGGCGCCCGAGCGCATCGGGCTGGAAGAAGCCGGCGCCCATATTGAGAATTGGATTTCCCCCAAGGTCGAATCATGAACCCGCAGATCATCACCCCTGAGTTTCCGGTTTCCCGCCCTCGCCGCCTGCGCCGCGACGATTTCACCCGCCGCCTGGTGCGCGAAAATGCGCTGACGGTCAATGACCTGATCTACCCCGTTTTCGTGGCCGACGGCACGGGCGTGCAGCAAGCCGTGGCGTCGTTGCCCGGCGTGGTCCGCTATTCGCTGGACACGCTGCTGCCGGTGGCCGAGCAATGCGTGAAGCTGGGCATTCCGGTGATGGCGCTGTTCCCCGTTATCGACCCCGCGCTGAAAACGCCCGACGGCATCGAAGCCACCAACCCACGCGGCCTGATCCCGCGTGTGGTCGGCGAACTGAAAAAGCGTTTCCCCGAGCTCGGCATTCTGTGCGACGTGGCGCTGGACCCCTACACCAGCCATGGCCAGGACGGCGTCATCGATGAGAACGGCTACGTCATCAATGAAATCACGGTCGAGATCCTGGTCAAGCAGGCGCTGACCCAAGCCGCGGCCGGCGTCGACATGGTTGCCCCCAGCGACATGATGGACGGCCGCATCGGCGCGGTCCGCAAGGCACTGGAAGCCAACGGCCACATCCACACGCAGATCATGGCCTATTCGGC harbors:
- a CDS encoding pentapeptide repeat-containing protein, translated to MNLDKLLDSVRHGEPIQHLRLAGADLRGQDLSGAFFDHVDFTGARMSGCQLQDSQFISCDMTRWDAGGANLDTARLLHCRAPGATFSGGRFHGTSFTECDLAGAKLDQATLHEASFTATSLAGASLRAARVERSVFSRGEFADADLTQAQFSYTLFHQLDLHAVTLTGVSAASTMFTECNLSAQNVAGQAFALCHFTDCQLDAADFRQCDLRQSGFKGSSLRGAHFAGACAPQALFPQADLSGANLQGGRFDGAIWVEAMLDGATFQGANLDLCIFQRAGCANTDFRGAHLVDADFSLADLNGADLRDATFLRTRMHRALTRGVRWSQRHGIIENDAPLLDAELWSAGRAGL
- a CDS encoding type VI secretion system Vgr family protein; protein product: MDRTVPSERVVKAHTPLPPEQLKFRGMHGAESLSQLFEFEVELVSESYALDMKSLLGKPLTLEIETTPGTPRYLSGHITRCVLVGRENNTSRYTIYRATVRPWLWYLTQTSDNKIFQNKSVPDVIREVLKDYSYPVEFKLTETYRHWEYCVQYQETDYAFICRLMEHEGIYFWFKHDKGKHTLVLTDDITQHEPVPDYEQIPYYGPDRVTVPREDYIHKWEVAEQITPGAFATTDYHPLTPAASLEARRNNPGAYDHGDLEMFEWQGGYTNPDDAEHYTRVRLQDLQCRQEQSTGASNARGLSTGHLFTLRNHPRQAENREYLVVSTYYRIRETGYASGQIDPGDFDLEFVVLPSSTQFRAPRVTPIPRTHGPQTATVVGKQGEEIWTDKMGRVKVQFHWDRYGKKDENSSCWVRVSSPWAGGGFGGIQLPRVRDEVIVDFIGGQPDRPIVIGRVFNANNLPPWDLPDNATQSGFLSRSKSGTPATANALMFEDKSGCERIWLHAERELCTEVEANETHTTDLNRSTTIGENDTTKIGGFRDINITGTDNLKVGKRRDVYVTGHEEYTVKASRTVNVKDGLMDEKFDNGLKTTVAAKGEEREITGPFKETLKTGQKVYVNSGNSLHHVKEGTLTEKAKGKVEVLSTDANMDVKAKTAMLVQSETATMDIKSKGKAHMESEDSTVMVKAKGNITLETPADVVMDAANVKDLSKESWLQATPFSIGLAVAKAEFGLHRVALFRTTVMLNLSFTNYAAVSNIGQLVSYRTTGSSYAFDLQKAEKVGLGASMVGLWTII
- a CDS encoding DUF4150 domain-containing protein, which produces MQVLCQLPSVGLGFPDVCKTPVPPVPHIDVSTSSMGIPVVWNVWLSCMPMHNMATTIPVTLGDTAGVGGGLISQTFMGRARYMTGAFTVLVRAAPLVRVTSLTLQNTINAPGFKAATPQKSMFALAA
- a CDS encoding DUF2169 family type VI secretion system accessory protein encodes the protein MKTIKPFRLGILTRPYRSQRRDLLGVSVFALVDIAQSPTLLTDQDLWKLAAEEGIGALDLATPKQYPEVLVTGHAYPHDAKQPGACGVRLQVGAIDKSLLVFGDRYWIDGKATAPQPFARMRLDWSHAFGGPDITDNPLGIGAQDEDINGVRARRLPNIEHPLQRISAPGQRVAPTGFGALPVEWPQRASHMGRDYGQEWLEHDFPGFARDMDWRFFNAAPPDQWGPANAELAGGTDYALWNLHPEQPVLRGQLPHWRARCFVSRHADGSALEEVSLRLTTAWFFPDHTKMVLMWHGAEPVQEDDAADIRHIMPALEHAGQSKSLAHYEDVVRHRLNPELGAVYALLDSQLVPEALCGGQLEGDAQAVAVRPTNRNVHAGLARRHARERESLLAQGLDPDLYMAPLDPPPTAPRLADLPQTILRMQEELEEAKRLSSGPGARALADPNLPRMAEVAGVDMDALRRQDAGSPLPAGFDPRKIKRHLGEFDSSPHAQAKRGTTDGEGTQPPLADTLGPQVHQAYQQSAHHFAPPPPMPPLRAQRTRRKLEAQLKANRDCRDMNLTGADLSGMDLSGVNFQRAIFAGATLVDARLDGCDLTDAVLTGADLTRASLSGATLTRANLGRTQCINTSFAKSQINECTWDHAHCEDCSFSDSAWQLGRLHQARLIRCDFGRASFHQWAAMSATFDGCRFLNTQLDQCVFMQGALVNADFARAALVRVSFMDVDFSGRFSMEAATLDGCAFAGRVELAGARLRGVQFKHGSARGATLTGADLRGATLDACDFSECLLQDADLDGLTAPDTHFVRADFTGARLRNANLINSLLGKAIFLRADLTGANFFRADVAQTRMDDSTGLDHTYTQGAKRWPARQPERPA